In Strix uralensis isolate ZFMK-TIS-50842 chromosome 37, bStrUra1, whole genome shotgun sequence, one DNA window encodes the following:
- the LOC141937083 gene encoding olfactory receptor 14A16-like — protein MSNSSSITKFLLLAFADRQELQLLHFWLFLGIYLAALLGNGLIITAIACDHHLHTPMYFFLLNLSLLDLGSISTTLPKAMDNSLWDNRDISYLGCAAQIFFFVFFFGAEFSLLTIMSYDRYVAICKPLHYGTLLGSRACVHMAAAAWGSGFLNSLLHTVNTFSLRLCQGNAMDQFFCEIPQILKLSCSHSYLREVGLLVVSACLVFGCFVFIVVSYVQIFRAVLRIPSEQGRLKTFSMCLPHLAVVSLFVSTVMVSYLKPPSISFPSLNLVVSFLYAVVPPALNPLIYSMRNQEIKDALRRLYEYTFLQHE, from the coding sequence atgtccaacagcagcagcatcaccaagttcctcctcctggcattcgcagacagacaggagctgcagctcttgcacttctggctcttcctgggcatctacctggctgccctcctgggcaacggcctcatcatcaccgccatcgcctgtgaccaccacctgcacacccccatgtacttcttcctcctcaacctctccctcctcgacctgggctccatctccaccactctccccaaagccatggacaattccctctgggacaacagggacatctcctacttgggatgtgctgcccaaatctttttctttgtcttcttttttggagcagagttttctctcctcaccatcatgtcctatgaccgctatgttgccatctgcaaacccctgcactacgggaccctcctgggcagcagagcttgtgtccacatggcagcagctgcctggggcagtgggtttctcaattctctcctgcacacggTCAACACTTTTTCACTACgactctgccaaggcaatgctatggaccagttcttctgtgaaatcccccagatcctcaagctctcctgctcacactcctacctcagggaagttgggcttcttgtggttagtgcctgtttagtttttgggtgttttgttttcattgtggtgtcctatgtgcagatcttcagggctgtgctgaggatcccctctgagcagggacggctcAAAACCTTTTCtatgtgcctccctcacctggccgtggtctccctgtttgtcagTACTGTCATGGTTTCGTACCTGAAGCCCCCATccatctccttcccatccctgaacctggtggtgtcatttctgtacgcAGTAGTGCCTCCAGcattgaaccccctcatctacagcatgaggaaccaggagatcaaggatgccctgaggagaTTATATGAATACACTTTTTTGCAGCATGAATAG